The following are from one region of the Desulfovibrio sp. TomC genome:
- a CDS encoding beta-galactosidase, with product DLDVSLARPARPEAASYDFAPLDAFMDYARKRGVAVVLKTSANHFLPRWWLTENGFPPGVGYQEKSACPTCETDAYGTAYGNPSMGSLAVRRDYGAFVEALVTRYRSHPALAGWAFGLGPTGEDAYGPNYIVVDAPGGGKGLGRRPMMFTDYSPDFTARFRDWLAAKYGSEAALRRAWNDPAVSLATFRTPPPAELVLHPAAFSREPFPDPAMERDMDLPAVLTAKGLDFYAFRVEARESDTDYYARRIKALDPGHVLFFNGRARASLRAHPSIDGIFFNPHPRFGQPLFFEANQLDTIFRSVEGITAAGKLALVASENGAERTPIGGRYESPEQINYLVALGRGVRFLGGIMGYAVDLLDVGTDNHWLPTWFSGDARAAMRTIEATRPGPGKGPCEVLRQLRRDNRCDAGAGAPLGCGLTELAFINYCRMDLGCDANHDGRVSDAEFAACRPASQPVPAAPATPGTPATVTPGAAPTAAPAGKCGDGICDDFERSRGVCPADCGGAAGPAMAPATPAPATPGAAPGAAPAGKCGDGVCDDFERSRGVCPADCGGAPGTVSTAGPAPAASTPATPGAASTAAPAGKCGDGVCDAFERSHGVCPQDCPATTTSPASPGKF from the coding sequence CGACCTGGACGTGTCGTTGGCCCGGCCGGCCCGGCCCGAGGCGGCCAGCTATGATTTCGCGCCGCTTGACGCCTTCATGGACTATGCCCGCAAACGCGGGGTGGCGGTGGTGCTCAAGACCTCGGCCAACCATTTCCTGCCTCGCTGGTGGCTGACCGAGAACGGCTTTCCCCCGGGCGTCGGCTATCAGGAGAAATCCGCCTGTCCGACCTGCGAGACCGACGCCTACGGCACGGCCTACGGCAATCCGAGCATGGGCAGCCTCGCCGTTCGCCGCGACTACGGGGCCTTTGTCGAGGCGCTGGTGACCCGCTACCGCAGCCACCCGGCCCTGGCCGGCTGGGCCTTTGGCCTTGGTCCCACGGGCGAGGACGCCTACGGTCCCAACTACATCGTGGTGGACGCCCCGGGCGGCGGCAAGGGCCTGGGCCGGCGGCCCATGATGTTTACCGACTATTCCCCGGATTTCACCGCCCGTTTCCGGGACTGGCTGGCGGCCAAATACGGCTCCGAAGCAGCCTTGCGCCGGGCCTGGAATGATCCGGCCGTGTCCCTGGCCACGTTTCGCACGCCGCCGCCGGCCGAGCTGGTGCTCCATCCGGCCGCCTTTTCCCGGGAGCCCTTCCCGGACCCGGCCATGGAACGCGACATGGACCTGCCGGCGGTGTTGACTGCCAAGGGTCTGGATTTTTATGCCTTCCGTGTCGAGGCCCGGGAGTCGGACACCGACTATTACGCCCGGCGCATCAAGGCCCTGGACCCGGGCCATGTGCTTTTTTTCAATGGCCGGGCCAGGGCGTCGTTGCGCGCGCACCCGTCCATCGACGGGATCTTTTTCAATCCCCACCCCCGGTTCGGCCAGCCGCTGTTTTTTGAAGCCAACCAACTCGATACGATTTTTCGGTCGGTGGAAGGCATCACCGCCGCCGGCAAGCTGGCCCTGGTGGCCTCGGAAAACGGGGCCGAGCGGACCCCGATTGGCGGGCGCTACGAGTCCCCGGAGCAGATCAATTATCTGGTGGCCCTGGGCCGGGGTGTGCGGTTCCTGGGCGGGATCATGGGCTATGCCGTGGACCTGCTCGATGTCGGCACGGACAACCACTGGCTGCCCACCTGGTTTTCCGGGGATGCCCGGGCGGCCATGCGGACCATCGAGGCCACCCGTCCGGGGCCTGGGAAGGGACCGTGCGAGGTGCTCCGGCAGCTTCGCCGGGACAACCGTTGCGACGCCGGCGCTGGGGCTCCCCTGGGCTGCGGCCTGACCGAGCTGGCCTTTATCAATTATTGCCGCATGGACTTGGGTTGCGACGCCAACCACGACGGTCGGGTGAGCGATGCCGAGTTCGCGGCCTGCCGCCCGGCCAGTCAGCCGGTCCCGGCCGCCCCGGCCACCCCGGGCACCCCGGCCACGGTGACGCCTGGAGCCGCGCCCACAGCCGCCCCGGCCGGCAAATGCGGCGACGGCATCTGCGATGATTTCGAGCGGTCGCGCGGCGTGTGCCCGGCCGACTGCGGCGGCGCGGCCGGTCCGGCCATGGCCCCGGCCACCCCGGCTCCGGCCACGCCGGGAGCTGCGCCGGGAGCCGCCCCGGCCGGCAAGTGCGGCGACGGGGTATGCGACGATTTCGAGCGGTCGCGCGGGGTGTGCCCGGCCGACTGCGGCGGCGCGCCAGGTACTGTCAGCACCGCCGGCCCGGCCCCGGCAGCTTCAACCCCGGCCACGCCGGGAGCTGCTTCCACGGCCGCTCCGGCCGGCAAATGCGGCGACGGCGTATGCGACGCCTTTGAGCGGTCGCACGGGGTGTGTCCCCAGGATTGTCCGGCCACAACAACGTCTCCGGCCTCGCCGGGGAAATTCTAA
- a CDS encoding O-antigen ligase family protein, with protein MPVTPFRLGPCLVGLLAAVGLLGAATAAYGLPWWASLAGVSLAVLFLACLVSPFFGLCATAFTLIIACANLFYLVSGTLQFHIYPYYFPLCFTCLGMLARSGQGRLPLASRSAFMPVLLLVFVAETVTLLWTPHPAWGAANIVRLLLNILLYWAVLVLCDTRRRLDVLLKTVLASAFMTSIGVIAAMYYELDIHRYLTSRWALELHLYTIRAGGIESWNQSAGLLSVASFVAAGYAVLARTAWRRVGWGLCAMYFFCTMLLPASRGALLGFLGAAVLLILALPATRRVFLRKTTLFVVVLIAGMLITTPGYIDRLLVGFGYTGELLFSKKKASTSSDSDATGLSTRFKIWAHGFRSLGERPGTVLAGMGAGGFTYNVKVFEVHNVYLAFYYDMGLVGLFLLALLGFIALGRTIPTYLAFQARLARPPGGDGGGGPAGAASADFALVMFYAVLTALVAEVAVHGIVDYDLTSFVSRYAFFYLALYDVALRLAQARVAALATTSSAISTAGPAAVPLDAAGSAC; from the coding sequence GTGCCTGTGACCCCTTTTCGCCTTGGCCCCTGCCTTGTCGGCCTCCTCGCCGCCGTCGGCCTGCTGGGCGCCGCGACTGCGGCGTATGGCCTCCCCTGGTGGGCTTCCCTGGCCGGCGTGTCTCTGGCCGTCCTGTTTCTCGCCTGTCTGGTCAGCCCGTTTTTCGGGCTGTGCGCCACGGCCTTTACCCTCATTATTGCCTGCGCCAACCTCTTCTATCTGGTGTCCGGCACGCTCCAGTTCCACATCTACCCCTACTACTTCCCGCTGTGCTTCACCTGCCTGGGGATGCTGGCCCGCTCCGGGCAGGGGCGGCTGCCGCTGGCCTCCCGCTCGGCCTTTATGCCGGTGCTGCTCTTGGTCTTTGTGGCCGAGACCGTAACCCTCCTGTGGACCCCGCATCCGGCCTGGGGCGCGGCCAATATTGTCCGCCTGCTCCTCAATATCCTGCTCTACTGGGCCGTGCTGGTGCTGTGCGACACCCGGCGTCGGCTGGATGTGCTGCTTAAAACCGTGCTGGCCAGTGCGTTTATGACCTCAATCGGGGTCATCGCCGCCATGTACTATGAGTTGGACATCCACCGCTATCTGACTTCGAGATGGGCCTTGGAGCTCCATCTCTACACCATCCGGGCCGGCGGCATCGAGTCCTGGAACCAGAGTGCCGGGCTTCTCAGCGTGGCCTCGTTCGTGGCCGCCGGCTATGCCGTGCTGGCCCGAACCGCGTGGCGGCGGGTGGGTTGGGGCCTTTGCGCCATGTATTTTTTCTGCACCATGCTTCTGCCGGCCAGCCGGGGGGCGCTGCTCGGGTTTCTCGGCGCGGCCGTGCTCCTGATTCTGGCCCTGCCGGCCACGCGGCGGGTATTTCTCCGCAAGACCACGCTTTTTGTCGTAGTACTCATTGCCGGGATGCTCATCACCACGCCGGGTTACATCGACCGTCTTTTGGTCGGCTTCGGCTACACCGGCGAACTCCTGTTCAGCAAGAAAAAGGCCTCCACCTCAAGCGACAGCGACGCCACCGGCCTGTCCACCCGGTTTAAAATCTGGGCCCATGGCTTTCGCAGCCTGGGCGAGCGTCCGGGCACGGTCCTGGCCGGCATGGGGGCCGGGGGCTTTACCTACAACGTCAAGGTTTTTGAAGTACACAACGTCTATCTGGCCTTTTATTACGACATGGGGCTGGTCGGGCTGTTTTTGCTGGCGCTTCTGGGCTTTATTGCCTTGGGGCGCACCATCCCGACCTATCTGGCCTTCCAGGCCCGTCTGGCCCGGCCGCCAGGGGGCGACGGGGGGGGCGGGCCGGCCGGGGCGGCCTCGGCCGACTTTGCCCTGGTGATGTTTTACGCCGTGCTGACCGCGCTGGTGGCCGAGGTGGCTGTCCACGGCATCGTGGATTACGACCTGACCTCGTTTGTCTCGCGCTACGCCTTTTTCTATCTGGCCCTCTACGACGTGGCCCTGCGGCTGGCCCAGGCCCGGGTTGCCGCCCTGGCCACTACCTCGTCCGCCATCTCGACCGCCGGGCCGGCGGCCGTTCCTCTCGACGCCGCCGGCTCGGCATGCTAG
- a CDS encoding MFS transporter has protein sequence MASEIFGNASFTRFWTARSASGFAYHMTAVAIGWQVYDRTGSAFMLGLVGLVEFAPQFLLTLVVGQVADRFDRRRIAGVCQAVVALALCVLLAETMGGFLGLGGIFACVGLIGAARAFETPSLQALLPGLVSKESLPRMLAWSGSVWKTAMILGPAAGGLLFALGPGVVYGLGAVVYAVACATVLSIPPVPRPSAPPGSLWHTALDGLHFIRSRPVIFGAISLDLFSVLLGGAVGLMPVFARDILVVGPGGLGALRAAPSLGALAMSLYLTRFPLARRVGPTMFGAVAVFGLATIVFGLSRSFSLSLAALILLGASDMVSVVIRATLIQIDTPDALRGRVSAVNAVFIGTSNQLGDFESGVLAALLGATGAVVFGGVGTLAVVALWMRFFPELARRDRLVPEADPSL, from the coding sequence ATGGCCTCTGAAATTTTCGGCAATGCGTCGTTTACCCGGTTCTGGACCGCCCGCAGCGCTTCGGGATTCGCCTACCACATGACCGCCGTGGCCATCGGCTGGCAGGTCTATGACCGAACCGGCAGCGCCTTTATGCTCGGGCTGGTCGGGCTGGTGGAATTTGCCCCCCAGTTCCTGCTCACCCTGGTTGTCGGGCAGGTGGCCGACCGCTTCGACCGCCGCCGCATCGCCGGGGTATGCCAGGCGGTGGTGGCCCTGGCCCTTTGCGTGCTGTTGGCCGAAACCATGGGCGGGTTTCTTGGCCTTGGCGGCATTTTTGCCTGCGTGGGGCTTATTGGCGCGGCCCGGGCCTTTGAGACGCCTTCGCTCCAGGCCTTGCTGCCGGGCCTGGTCAGCAAGGAATCCCTGCCCCGGATGCTGGCCTGGAGCGGGTCGGTCTGGAAAACGGCCATGATCCTCGGACCGGCGGCCGGCGGCCTGCTCTTTGCCCTGGGGCCGGGGGTGGTCTATGGCCTGGGCGCGGTGGTCTACGCCGTGGCCTGCGCCACCGTGCTGTCCATCCCCCCGGTTCCCCGCCCGAGTGCGCCGCCGGGCAGCCTTTGGCATACGGCCCTGGACGGGCTGCACTTCATTCGCAGCCGCCCGGTCATTTTCGGGGCCATCTCGCTGGACCTCTTTTCCGTGCTGCTTGGCGGGGCCGTCGGGCTGATGCCGGTCTTTGCCCGGGACATCCTGGTCGTTGGCCCGGGAGGCCTGGGGGCGCTTCGGGCCGCGCCGAGCCTTGGAGCCCTGGCCATGTCGCTTTATCTCACCCGTTTTCCCCTGGCCCGGCGGGTGGGGCCGACCATGTTCGGGGCAGTGGCGGTCTTTGGGCTGGCCACCATCGTTTTTGGCCTGTCGCGCTCCTTTTCCCTGTCCCTGGCGGCCCTGATCCTCCTTGGGGCCAGCGACATGGTCAGCGTGGTCATCCGGGCCACGCTCATTCAGATCGACACCCCGGATGCCCTGCGCGGCCGGGTCAGCGCCGTCAACGCCGTCTTTATCGGCACCTCCAACCAGCTCGGCGATTTCGAGTCCGGCGTGTTGGCGGCACTATTGGGAGCCACCGGGGCCGTGGTCTTCGGCGGGGTCGGCACTCTGGCCGTGGTCGCCTTGTGGATGCGCTTTTTCCCGGAACTGGCCCGGCGCGACCGGCTGGTGCCCGAGGCCGACCCATCGTTGTGA
- a CDS encoding aminotransferase class V-fold PLP-dependent enzyme: MNEESWRGEFAVTADTVFFNHAAVSPLPRRACLAGHEVFAERWRRASKDYMRWIALVAEARERAARLLGTTPEHVAFTGNTSCGLSLVAAGLDWKPGDKVAVTWPDFPSVRFPFDNLARLGVTVVEIPRHEGVVDMAAAARLLPGCRLAVASTVDWMTGAALPAAEFIRLCHEAGALCCFDAIQSLGALPFDATALGVDFVAAGCHKWQLGPMGLGIFYVSPAAAPALATVLAGWRSMRDEERLGEEFCLKEGAGRFEPGTQDITAIAAYGESLSLLEEVGMAGVAQRIFAVTRGLAEGLAERGLTVVSPRGAGECSGILSFAHPDPSGLFAHLDAAGVAASPRGGRIRLSPHFYNDASDVARFFTILDTFDRR; this comes from the coding sequence ATGAACGAAGAGTCCTGGCGCGGGGAATTCGCGGTGACGGCCGATACGGTGTTTTTCAACCACGCAGCAGTGTCCCCCCTGCCGCGCCGGGCCTGTCTGGCCGGGCATGAGGTCTTTGCCGAACGCTGGCGGCGGGCATCCAAGGATTACATGCGCTGGATCGCCCTGGTGGCCGAAGCCAGGGAACGGGCCGCCCGGCTGCTTGGCACAACGCCCGAGCACGTGGCCTTTACCGGCAACACCTCCTGCGGCCTGTCCCTGGTCGCGGCCGGCCTTGACTGGAAGCCCGGCGACAAGGTGGCCGTCACCTGGCCAGATTTTCCCTCCGTGCGCTTTCCCTTTGACAATCTGGCTCGCCTCGGCGTCACCGTGGTCGAGATTCCCCGGCATGAAGGCGTGGTGGATATGGCAGCGGCCGCCCGGCTTCTTCCGGGTTGCCGGCTGGCGGTGGCCTCCACCGTGGACTGGATGACCGGCGCGGCCCTGCCGGCAGCCGAGTTTATCCGGCTGTGCCATGAGGCCGGGGCGCTGTGCTGCTTTGACGCCATCCAGAGCCTGGGAGCGCTGCCCTTTGACGCCACAGCCCTGGGCGTCGATTTTGTGGCCGCCGGCTGCCACAAATGGCAGCTTGGACCCATGGGACTGGGCATTTTTTACGTCTCCCCGGCCGCCGCCCCGGCCCTGGCCACGGTCCTGGCCGGCTGGCGCAGCATGCGCGACGAGGAGCGCCTGGGCGAGGAATTTTGCTTGAAAGAAGGAGCCGGGCGCTTCGAGCCGGGCACCCAGGACATAACGGCCATTGCGGCTTACGGCGAGTCGCTGTCCCTGTTGGAAGAGGTCGGGATGGCCGGCGTGGCCCAGCGGATTTTTGCCGTCACCCGGGGGCTGGCCGAGGGACTGGCCGAGCGCGGGCTCACCGTGGTCTCGCCCCGGGGGGCCGGGGAATGTTCGGGCATCCTGTCCTTTGCCCATCCTGATCCGTCGGGGCTCTTTGCCCACCTCGACGCGGCCGGCGTGGCCGCCTCGCCCCGGGGCGGGCGCATCCGGCTGTCGCCGCATTTTTATAACGACGCCAGCGATGTGGCCCGGTTTTTCACCATCCTTGATACCTTTGACCGGCGTTGA
- a CDS encoding nucleotide-binding protein — protein sequence MRRAIFILSQKGGSGKSTFSRALLDHLRRVRGLPVAAYDADGQVGQLLQHYGARDARGGLLAPQDPLFGVASFDLRQAAQRGMVLDALDVPAPILLFDFPAGCLGDLGRVVGGGRGMAPLLDAFEAEGVRLTVVVVISNVQASTHNVLAAMEAFGDRVDYVVVKNCFYGQPEDFLFFDGFTGADGLAYGGQAREALARRGGVVFALPALPGREYALCDLYSLGFTEAASYRALRRSERATLAVFMQDFGQEADRTAPLFGDVPDRPVAGSPRVETRP from the coding sequence ATGCGGCGGGCGATTTTCATTCTCAGCCAAAAAGGCGGGTCGGGCAAATCGACCTTTTCCCGGGCCTTGCTCGATCATCTGCGGCGTGTGCGGGGGCTTCCCGTTGCCGCCTATGATGCTGACGGGCAGGTGGGGCAACTCCTCCAGCACTATGGCGCGCGCGACGCCCGGGGGGGACTCCTTGCCCCTCAGGATCCGCTGTTTGGCGTAGCCAGCTTCGATTTGCGCCAGGCCGCCCAGCGGGGGATGGTGCTCGACGCCCTGGACGTGCCCGCCCCGATCCTGCTGTTCGATTTCCCGGCCGGCTGCCTGGGGGATCTGGGCCGGGTGGTGGGCGGCGGCCGGGGCATGGCCCCGCTCCTGGACGCCTTCGAGGCCGAGGGGGTGCGCCTGACCGTGGTGGTGGTCATCTCCAATGTCCAGGCCTCGACCCACAACGTGCTGGCCGCCATGGAGGCCTTTGGCGACCGGGTGGACTATGTGGTGGTGAAGAACTGCTTTTACGGCCAGCCTGAGGATTTCCTCTTTTTCGACGGCTTCACCGGGGCCGACGGCTTGGCCTACGGCGGGCAGGCCCGGGAGGCGCTGGCCCGGCGCGGCGGCGTGGTTTTTGCCCTGCCGGCCCTGCCCGGCCGGGAATACGCCCTGTGCGACCTTTACAGCCTGGGCTTTACCGAAGCCGCCAGCTACCGGGCGCTGCGGCGCAGCGAGCGGGCAACCCTGGCCGTCTTTATGCAGGACTTCGGCCAAGAGGCCGACCGGACCGCACCGCTTTTCGGCGATGTCCCGGACCGTCCCGTCGCTGGTTCACCTCGCGTTGAGACAAGGCCGTGA
- a CDS encoding 4Fe-4S binding protein encodes MLHILLERLRQGHRTVAFPREMPALPPRFRGLPVLSDAPCAAGCPSCAGVCPTGALGADAAGLFLDLGRCILCGACAGACPAGRVTFSRDHRLASSTREGLVLRPGLRPTVAPLEPARLQLFSRSLRLRQVSAGGCNACEADTNVLTTVVFDLGRFGIDFVASPRHADGVAVTGPMPRNMLAAALATFEAVPDPRVAVAIGTCAISGGLFAGNPETTGGATPHLPVDLFIPGCPPHPLTILDGLLRLLGQKTP; translated from the coding sequence ATGCTTCATATCCTGCTTGAACGCCTGCGCCAGGGGCATCGCACCGTGGCCTTCCCCCGGGAAATGCCGGCCCTGCCGCCGCGCTTCCGGGGACTGCCGGTCCTGTCCGACGCGCCCTGCGCCGCGGGCTGTCCGTCCTGCGCCGGAGTATGCCCGACCGGGGCGCTTGGGGCCGACGCGGCCGGCCTCTTTCTCGACCTTGGCCGCTGCATCCTGTGCGGGGCCTGCGCTGGGGCCTGTCCGGCCGGGCGGGTGACCTTTTCCCGGGACCACCGGCTGGCGTCGAGCACCCGGGAGGGACTGGTGCTGCGTCCGGGCCTGCGCCCGACCGTTGCCCCGCTGGAGCCGGCCCGGCTGCAACTCTTTTCCCGGTCCTTGCGCTTGCGCCAGGTCAGCGCCGGCGGCTGCAACGCCTGCGAGGCCGACACCAACGTGCTGACCACCGTGGTCTTTGACCTCGGCCGTTTCGGCATCGATTTCGTGGCCTCGCCGCGCCACGCCGACGGCGTGGCCGTGACCGGCCCGATGCCGCGCAACATGCTGGCCGCCGCCCTGGCCACCTTCGAGGCCGTGCCCGATCCCCGGGTGGCCGTGGCCATCGGGACCTGCGCCATTTCCGGCGGGCTCTTTGCGGGAAACCCGGAAACCACCGGCGGGGCCACGCCCCATCTGCCGGTCGACCTGTTTATCCCGGGCTGTCCGCCCCATCCCCTGACCATCCTCGACGGCCTGCTGCGGCTGCTTGGCCAAAAAACGCCCTGA
- a CDS encoding hydrogenase large subunit yields MEFPYNTSIALADAPRLPVAEFRQETLTRAAAGWRVLALFALPGDSGPGLACLLGRDRDGRLAFLRAQPTTAYPSLTPQCPQCHLFERELYEQWGIMPEGHPWLKPVRFTGTPARPDLPRPGPGVTDYFQVRGEEVHEVAVGPVHAGIIEPGHFRFQCFGEEVLHLEISLGFQHRGIEAALAGGPDRRTVHFMETAAGDTTIGHSLAHAALIETLTGLTAPPRGRAIGRVALELERLANHTGDLGALAGDVGYQPTMAFCGRIRGDFLNLTALLCGNRFGRGLVRPGGTAFDLDDAVIRLLDARLEATRRAAFGAAELLFSSSSALARFEGTGRLAAETARDIGLVGPPARACGLPRDARHSFPLSGAGAKDIPMQIHDFGGVYARALVRRLEMEASLEFIDAALADLPAGPVRQALPSNLPPDSLAVGLAEGWRGEICHVAATDANGQFAAYKIVDPSFHNWFGLALALRGQQISDFPMCNKSFNLSYCGHDL; encoded by the coding sequence ATGGAATTTCCCTACAACACATCCATTGCCCTGGCCGACGCGCCCCGGCTGCCGGTGGCCGAATTTCGCCAGGAAACGCTCACCCGGGCGGCCGCCGGCTGGCGGGTCCTGGCCCTCTTTGCCCTGCCTGGCGACTCCGGCCCGGGGCTGGCCTGCCTGCTTGGCCGCGACCGCGACGGCCGGCTGGCCTTTTTGCGCGCCCAGCCGACCACGGCCTATCCGTCGCTCACACCCCAGTGCCCCCAGTGCCACCTCTTTGAACGCGAGCTCTATGAGCAATGGGGCATCATGCCCGAAGGCCATCCCTGGCTCAAACCGGTGCGTTTTACCGGCACGCCGGCCCGGCCCGACCTGCCCCGCCCGGGTCCGGGCGTGACCGACTATTTCCAGGTGCGCGGCGAAGAGGTCCACGAGGTGGCCGTGGGACCGGTCCACGCGGGCATCATCGAACCCGGCCATTTCCGGTTCCAGTGTTTCGGCGAAGAAGTCCTGCACCTGGAGATCAGCCTGGGTTTCCAGCATCGGGGCATCGAGGCGGCGCTCGCCGGCGGCCCGGACCGGCGCACCGTGCATTTCATGGAAACGGCCGCCGGCGACACCACCATTGGCCACTCCCTGGCCCATGCCGCCCTGATCGAGACCCTGACCGGCCTGACCGCGCCCCCCCGGGGCCGGGCCATCGGCCGGGTGGCCCTGGAACTGGAGCGTCTGGCCAACCATACCGGCGACCTCGGCGCTCTGGCCGGCGATGTGGGCTACCAGCCGACCATGGCCTTTTGCGGCCGCATCCGGGGCGATTTTTTGAATCTGACGGCGCTTTTGTGCGGCAATCGCTTCGGCCGGGGCCTGGTGCGTCCCGGCGGCACGGCCTTTGATCTCGACGACGCCGTGATCCGGCTGCTCGACGCCCGTCTGGAAGCCACCCGCCGGGCCGCGTTTGGCGCGGCCGAGCTGCTTTTTTCCTCGTCCTCGGCCCTGGCCCGGTTCGAGGGCACGGGGCGGCTGGCCGCGGAGACCGCCCGGGACATCGGGCTGGTCGGTCCGCCGGCCCGGGCCTGCGGCCTGCCCCGCGACGCCCGCCACTCCTTTCCCCTGTCCGGGGCCGGAGCCAAGGACATCCCCATGCAGATCCACGATTTCGGCGGGGTCTACGCCCGCGCCCTGGTGCGCCGCCTGGAGATGGAGGCGTCGCTGGAATTTATCGACGCCGCCCTGGCCGATCTGCCCGCCGGTCCGGTGCGGCAGGCCCTGCCGTCCAACCTGCCCCCGGACTCGCTGGCCGTGGGGCTGGCCGAGGGCTGGCGCGGCGAGATCTGCCACGTGGCCGCAACCGACGCGAACGGGCAGTTTGCCGCCTACAAGATCGTCGATCCGTCCTTTCACAACTGGTTCGGACTGGCCCTGGCCCTTCGCGGCCAGCAGATTTCCGATTTCCCCATGTGCAACAAGAGTTTCAACCTGTCGTACTGCGGCCATGACCTCTAG
- a CDS encoding proton-conducting transporter transmembrane domain-containing protein has protein sequence MLVALPLVPLLAGLLALALRADAPRRLLLVLTGLIHAALTGATYLFPPSPAYGGLLELDAPGQLFLSLASLLFVAASIYAAGYLSHEDAGPKRDFQDGAAFSNAPERVFSMCLCLFLSAMTVVCATRNLSVLWVGIEATTLSSAPLIYFHRHRRSLEATWKYLLICSVGIALALLGNILVSVAFFDPVSPLTSMGLTEILPRAGMAAKPWLRAAFIFLLVGYGSKMGLAPMHNWLPDAHSQSPSLVSALLSGALLNCAFLGILRAGQVLTGAGMGEFCGELLVMFGLVSMVTAAVFIVGQGDYKRMLAYSSVEHMGILALGVGIGGGATFGAMLHAVNHSLTKGALFLISGNILAAYHTRSCHDARGVSRALPITAALWMAGFLAIVGSPPFGIFVSELTILTAMLESGRILAPVLYLAALTVIFVGMATSVCRMVQGPLPPAVPQPGPERLLAVGPPLALLAATLVFGLYLPRGLVSLLTRAAAAISLGG, from the coding sequence ATGCTCGTTGCTCTCCCCCTCGTCCCCCTGCTGGCCGGCCTCTTGGCCCTGGCCCTTCGCGCCGACGCCCCCCGCCGGCTGCTGCTGGTGCTGACCGGCCTGATCCATGCCGCCCTGACCGGGGCCACCTACCTCTTTCCGCCAAGCCCGGCCTACGGCGGCCTGCTCGAACTCGACGCCCCGGGCCAGCTCTTTTTGTCCCTGGCCAGCCTGCTCTTCGTGGCCGCGTCCATCTACGCCGCCGGCTACTTAAGCCATGAAGACGCCGGTCCCAAACGCGATTTCCAGGACGGCGCAGCCTTTTCCAACGCCCCGGAGCGGGTTTTTTCCATGTGCCTGTGCCTGTTCCTGTCGGCCATGACCGTGGTGTGCGCCACCCGCAATCTCTCGGTCCTGTGGGTGGGCATCGAGGCCACCACGCTGTCCAGCGCCCCGCTCATCTATTTCCACCGCCACCGCCGCTCCCTGGAAGCCACCTGGAAATACCTGCTCATCTGCTCCGTGGGCATCGCCCTGGCCCTGCTTGGCAACATCCTGGTTTCCGTGGCCTTTTTCGATCCGGTCAGTCCCCTGACGTCCATGGGCTTAACCGAGATACTCCCCCGGGCCGGGATGGCGGCCAAGCCCTGGCTGCGGGCGGCCTTTATTTTCCTGCTGGTCGGCTACGGCTCGAAGATGGGCCTGGCCCCCATGCACAACTGGCTGCCCGACGCGCACAGCCAGTCGCCGTCCCTGGTTTCGGCCCTGCTCTCCGGCGCGCTTTTAAACTGCGCCTTCCTCGGCATCCTGCGGGCCGGGCAGGTGCTGACCGGGGCCGGCATGGGTGAGTTTTGCGGCGAGTTGCTCGTCATGTTCGGGCTGGTGTCCATGGTCACGGCCGCCGTCTTCATTGTCGGCCAGGGCGACTACAAGCGAATGCTGGCCTATTCCAGCGTCGAACACATGGGCATCCTGGCGCTGGGTGTCGGCATTGGCGGCGGTGCGACCTTTGGAGCCATGCTCCACGCCGTCAACCACTCCCTGACCAAGGGCGCGTTGTTTCTCATTTCCGGCAACATCCTGGCCGCCTACCACACCCGCTCCTGCCACGACGCCCGGGGCGTCTCCCGGGCCTTGCCCATCACCGCCGCCCTGTGGATGGCCGGATTTCTGGCCATTGTCGGCTCGCCGCCCTTTGGCATTTTTGTGAGCGAACTGACCATCCTGACGGCCATGCTGGAAAGCGGCCGCATCCTCGCCCCGGTTCTTTATCTGGCCGCCCTGACCGTCATCTTCGTCGGCATGGCCACCTCGGTGTGCCGCATGGTCCAGGGGCCGCTGCCCCCGGCCGTGCCCCAGCCCGGCCCGGAGCGGCTGCTGGCCGTTGGCCCCCCCCTGGCCCTGCTGGCCGCCACCCTGGTCTTTGGCCTGTATCTGCCCCGCGGCCTCGTCTCGCTTCTGACCCGGGCGGCCGCCGCCATTTCCCTGGGAGGCTAG